The following proteins are co-located in the Mycobacteriales bacterium genome:
- a CDS encoding inositol-3-phosphate synthase, whose protein sequence is MGSIRVAIVGVGNCASSLVQGVEYYKNADPEARVPGLMHVDFGGYHVRDVEFVAAFDVDGKKVGRDLSEAIVASENNTIKICDVPPSGVIVQRGHTYDGLGEYYLDMVEESDEAPVDVVKVLQDAKVDVLVSYLPVGSEQADRFYAQCAIDAKVAFVNALPVFIASDPEWAQKFTDAGVPIIGDDIKSQVGATITHRVLAKLFEDRGVELLRTYQLNFGGNMDFKNMLERKRLQSKKISKTQSVTSQIPHEMRGADVHIGPSDHVPWLEDRKWAYVRLEGRSFGDTPLNLEYKLEVHDSPNSAGVIIDAVRAAKIAKDRGIGGPILSASSYFMKSPPVQYSDDEAREAVAGFIAGTVER, encoded by the coding sequence ATGGGTTCCATCCGAGTCGCCATCGTCGGCGTAGGCAACTGCGCCTCGTCGCTCGTCCAGGGCGTCGAGTACTACAAGAACGCCGACCCCGAAGCGCGAGTGCCGGGTCTCATGCACGTGGACTTCGGCGGTTACCACGTCCGCGACGTCGAGTTCGTCGCCGCCTTCGACGTGGACGGCAAGAAGGTCGGCCGTGACCTCTCCGAGGCGATCGTCGCCAGCGAGAACAACACGATCAAGATCTGTGACGTCCCGCCGAGCGGCGTGATCGTCCAGCGCGGTCACACCTACGACGGCCTCGGCGAGTACTACCTCGACATGGTCGAGGAGTCCGACGAAGCGCCGGTCGACGTCGTCAAGGTGCTCCAGGACGCCAAGGTCGACGTGCTGGTCTCCTACCTGCCGGTCGGCAGCGAGCAGGCCGACCGCTTCTACGCCCAGTGCGCGATCGACGCGAAGGTCGCCTTCGTCAACGCGCTGCCGGTGTTCATCGCCAGCGACCCGGAGTGGGCGCAGAAGTTCACCGACGCCGGCGTACCGATCATCGGTGACGACATCAAGAGCCAGGTCGGCGCGACCATCACCCACCGCGTGCTCGCGAAGCTTTTCGAGGACCGCGGCGTCGAGCTGCTGCGCACCTACCAGCTCAACTTCGGCGGCAACATGGACTTCAAGAACATGTTGGAGCGCAAGCGCCTCCAGTCGAAGAAGATCTCCAAGACGCAGTCGGTCACCTCGCAGATCCCGCACGAGATGCGCGGCGCCGACGTGCACATCGGCCCGTCCGACCACGTGCCGTGGCTCGAGGACCGCAAGTGGGCCTACGTCCGGCTCGAGGGCCGCTCGTTCGGCGACACTCCGCTGAACCTCGAGTACAAGCTCGAGGTGCACGACTCCCCGAACTCGGCCGGCGTCATCATCGACGCGGTCCGCGCCGCGAAGATCGCCAAGGACCGCGGCATCGGCGGACCGATCCTGTCGGCGTCGTCGTACTTCATGAAGTCTCCGCCGGTTCAGTACAGCGACGACGAGGCACGCGAGGCCGTCGCGGGCTTCATTGCGGGCACCGTCGAGCGCTGA
- a CDS encoding PadR family transcriptional regulator: protein MLELAVLGLLNESPMHGYELNKRLKAVLGPFRAISYGTLYPCLSALQSGGFITSDESASEVGPGRRKKTTYKLTAEGKERLQEQLAEGGPSAWDDESFGVRFAFFAQTDAETRLRILEGRRSRLEERQESATSSMSTARGRIDRYTLELQRHGLESVEREVRWLNELIATERAGVAARPARARRTSNSATVAK, encoded by the coding sequence GGCTGCTCAACGAGTCCCCCATGCACGGCTACGAGCTGAACAAGCGGCTCAAGGCAGTGCTCGGTCCATTCCGTGCCATCTCCTACGGGACGCTCTACCCCTGCCTGTCCGCGTTGCAGTCCGGCGGCTTCATCACCTCCGACGAGAGCGCGAGCGAGGTCGGCCCCGGTCGTCGCAAGAAGACGACGTACAAGCTGACCGCCGAAGGCAAGGAGCGGCTGCAGGAGCAGCTCGCCGAAGGCGGGCCGTCGGCGTGGGACGACGAAAGCTTCGGCGTCCGGTTCGCGTTCTTCGCGCAGACCGACGCCGAGACCCGGCTGCGGATCCTCGAGGGTCGTCGCAGCCGGCTCGAGGAACGACAGGAGAGTGCAACGTCGTCCATGAGCACCGCCCGCGGCCGTATCGACCGCTACACCCTCGAACTGCAGCGCCACGGTCTGGAGTCGGTCGAGCGAGAGGTGCGTTGGCTCAACGAGCTCATCGCCACCGAACGCGCCGGCGTCGCCGCACGACCGGCGCGGGCTCGCCGTACTTCCAACAGCGCAACCGTCGCTAAGTAA